The following coding sequences lie in one Flavobacteriales bacterium genomic window:
- a CDS encoding bifunctional GNAT family N-acetyltransferase/carbon-nitrogen hydrolase family protein codes for MQEIENVELSYLTLNDYQELKEAMIEAYSSMPDAYWKEHQIKTLIDKFPEGQIVIKANNKIAGCALSIIVDSEAFDDKHTYKDITGNYKFDTHDNNGDMLYGIDVFIKPEFRGLRLARRLYDYRKELCERLNLKGIAFGGRIPNYHKYANELTPKQYIEKVRLKEIHDPVFNFQISNDFYPSKILKNYLEGDEHSNDYAVLLKWDNLYYEKKRKKPSINKKVVRLGLIQWQMRPYESLEELMQHAEYFIDAVSGYRSDFALFPEFFNAPLMAENNHLTEPEAIRELAKHTEYIVQKFSNLAISYNINIITGSMPEMIGDTLYNVGYLCRRDGSMDRYEKLHVTPDEAKVWGLQGGSQLKAFDTDCGKIGVLICYDSEFPELSRLLADEGMDILFVPFLTDTQNGYSRVRNCSQARAIENECYVAIAGSVGNLPKVHNMDIQYAQSMVFTPCDFAFPANGIKAEATPNTEMILIADVDIDLLRELNQFGSVRNLKDRRTDLFELKKK; via the coding sequence ATGCAAGAAATAGAAAATGTAGAGTTAAGTTATTTAACGCTTAACGATTACCAAGAATTGAAAGAAGCGATGATTGAAGCATATTCAAGTATGCCTGATGCGTATTGGAAAGAACATCAAATAAAAACCTTAATTGATAAATTCCCTGAAGGACAAATTGTAATAAAAGCAAACAACAAAATTGCTGGTTGTGCTTTGTCCATTATTGTAGATTCTGAAGCTTTTGATGATAAACACACCTATAAGGATATTACAGGTAATTATAAATTCGATACTCACGATAACAATGGCGATATGCTTTATGGCATAGATGTTTTTATAAAACCAGAGTTTAGAGGGTTACGTTTAGCTCGTCGTTTGTACGATTACAGAAAAGAATTGTGCGAACGATTAAACTTAAAAGGGATTGCTTTTGGTGGTAGAATTCCAAACTATCATAAATACGCAAATGAGCTAACACCAAAACAATACATTGAAAAAGTTCGATTAAAAGAGATTCACGACCCAGTTTTTAATTTTCAAATTTCTAATGATTTCTACCCATCAAAAATCTTAAAAAATTACTTAGAAGGCGATGAACACTCAAACGATTATGCTGTTTTATTAAAATGGGATAACCTTTATTACGAAAAGAAAAGAAAGAAACCTTCCATCAATAAAAAAGTAGTGCGTTTAGGTTTGATACAATGGCAAATGCGTCCTTATGAGAGTTTAGAGGAATTGATGCAACATGCCGAATATTTTATCGACGCTGTTTCTGGTTACCGTTCTGATTTTGCCTTATTTCCAGAGTTCTTTAACGCACCTTTAATGGCTGAGAACAACCATTTAACCGAACCAGAAGCCATTCGTGAATTGGCTAAACATACCGAGTATATTGTTCAAAAATTCTCTAATCTAGCTATTTCATATAACATCAACATCATAACAGGCAGTATGCCCGAAATGATTGGAGACACACTATACAATGTAGGTTATTTGTGCAGACGAGATGGCTCAATGGATCGTTACGAAAAATTACATGTAACTCCAGATGAAGCCAAAGTATGGGGATTACAAGGAGGCTCTCAGCTTAAAGCTTTTGATACCGACTGTGGAAAAATTGGCGTTTTAATCTGTTACGATTCAGAGTTTCCTGAATTAAGCCGATTATTGGCTGATGAAGGTATGGATATTTTGTTTGTACCATTTTTAACCGACACACAAAACGGATATTCAAGAGTTAGAAATTGTTCTCAAGCACGTGCCATCGAAAATGAATGTTATGTAGCAATTGCAGGTAGTGTTGGTAATTTACCAAAGGTGCATAACATGGACATACAGTATGCTCAATCGATGGTATTTACTCCTTGTGATTTTGCCTTTCCAGCAAATGGTATTAAAGCTGAAGCCACTCCAAATACCGAAATGATTTTAATTGCAGATGTTGACATTGATTTATTAAGAGAATTAAATCAGTTTGGTAGTGTACGAAACTTAAAAGACCGAAGAACAGATTTGTTTGAATTAAAGAAAAAATGA